A genomic window from Brassica oleracea var. oleracea cultivar TO1000 chromosome C8, BOL, whole genome shotgun sequence includes:
- the LOC106308218 gene encoding uncharacterized protein LOC106308218 produces the protein MGGCVSTPKSCVGSKMRSKRRKSRKRRKLQRKRAAGSFDNLDHPPNNLPTPSFRASGEEAWFESNAAFETDCDDDFHSVTEDSLSLNGGERASVSSTITTSSTGDSDSNSNESMSQSNTNQPGSIDSSSADEEEPLPSNCLPCLNPIAVVPCVVKGRSLSSSPPSSRKKASLKLSYKWREGHASGALFLSKLQLKRPVAGSQVPFCPIDKKMLDCWTTIEPNSFRVRGKTYLRDKKKEFAASHAAYNPFGVDVFLSERKINHIAQYVKLPVSTTSAKLPSLLVVNVQIPLYPTTIFQGETDGEGMNIVLYFKLSDNYSNDLPLHFQESIQRLIDDEVEKVKSFPMDTTAPFRERLKILGRVANVDDLHLSGPEKKLMQAYNEKPVLSRPQHEFYSGENYFEIDIDMHRFSYISRKGFETFIDRLKICVLDVGLTIQGNKPEELPEQILCCVKLNGIDFMNYHQLTQEVT, from the exons ATGGGAGGTTGCGTGTCGACGCCGAAGAGCTGTGTGGGATCGAAGATGAGGTCTAAGCGAAGGAAGAGTCGTAAAAGACGAAAGCTTCAGAGGAAGAGAGCCGCCGGATCATTTGACAATCTCGATCATCCTCCCAACAACTTGCCCACTCCCAGTTTCAGAG CAAGTGGAGAAGAAGCATGGTTTGAGTCCAATGCAGCCTTTGAAACAGATTGTGATGATGATTTCCACAGCGTCACTGAAG ATAGCTTGTCTTTAAACGGAGGTGAGCGTGCGTCAGTCTCCAGTACTATAACCACATCATCAACAGGAGACTCTGACTCAAACTCAAACGAATCCATGTCGCAGTCAAACACTAACCAGCCTGGTTCCATAGACTCATCATCTGCAGATGAAGAAGAACCCTTGCCTAGTAACTGTCTGCCTTGTCTGAATCCAATAGCCGTTGTTCCTTGTGTTGTAAAAGGAAGGTCTCTTAGCTCCAGCCCTCCAAGTTCCAGGAAAAAAGCGTCTCTTAAACTATCTTATAAATGGAGAGAAGGTCATGCTTCAGGAGCCTTGT TTCTTTCCAAACTACAGTTAAAGAGACCAGTAGCAGGTTCTCAGGTTCCTTTCTGTCCAATCGACAAGAAAATGCTAGATTGTTGGACAACCATCGAGCCAAATAGCTTCCGTGTTCGTGGCAAAACCTATCTAAG GGACAAGAAGAAAGAGTTTGCAGCTAGCCATGCTGCTTATAACCCTTTTGGCGTCGATGTTTTCTTATCAGAACGTAAAATAAACCATATCGCACAATACGTCAAGCTTCCCGTTAGCACCACATCCGCAAAACTCCCATCTCTCCTTGTTGTTAATGTTCAG ATTCCATTGTATCCAACTACGATCTTCCAAGGCGAAACTGATGGAGAAGGAATGAATATTGTTTTATACTTCAAACTTTCGGATAATTATTCAAATGACCTTCCGCTTCATTTCCAAGAAAGCATTCAG AGATTAATAGATGACGAGGTTGAGAAAGTTAAAAGCTTCCCTATGGATACAACCGCGCCTTTCAGAGAACGGCTGAAGATATTGGGACGTGTTGCCAACGTGGATGATCTGCATTTGAGTGGTCCAGAGAAGAAGCTGATGCAGGCTTACAACGAGAAGCCTGTTCTTTCGCGTCCGCAGCACGAGTTCTACTCG GGTGAAAATTACTTTGAGATTGATATTGATATGCATAGATTCAGTTATATATCCCGGAAAGGGTTTGAAACATTCATAGACAGACTCAAGATCTGTGTTCTTGATGTTGGCCTCACAATTCAG GGGAACAAACCAGAGGAGCTACCAGAGCAGATTTTGTGTTGCGTCAAGCTAAATGGGATTGACTTCATGAACTATCATCAATTAACTCAAGAAGTGACTTAA
- the LOC106308219 gene encoding uncharacterized protein LOC106308219: MIRGTTGLKTLSRSLGGWIKRRWCFLPPNLSLDLLGELKGAEAASAYFDKVEPKFDEMDADAENRPAYLKVLHWFRVKEQNQTSGAKPHVLKFPKVDDPQWAKNSTPTTPAQKRNLFSKLKSSETCCAHLLTEMEDQGFCITKADLNRWIKLLQKQGQTQKALQIDTFKNWKYVSFYHQLRGTFNHSSVSWEPSNNIPDVTQVATTGFLHGYANST, encoded by the exons ATGATAAGAGGAACAACAGGCCTGAAAACTCTCTCGAG ATCTTTAGGTGGATGGATAAAAAGAAGATGGTGTTTTCTCCCTCCCAACTTGAGCTTGGATCTTCTGGGCGAGCTTAAAGGAGCAGAAGCGGCTTCAGCCTACTTTGACAAAGTAGAGCCAAAATTCGATGAGATGGACGCTGATGCCGAAAATAGGCCTGCTTATTTGAAGGTCTTGCATTGGTTCCGAGTTAAAGAACAGAATCAGACTTCGGGGGCAAAACCACATGTTCTTAAGTTCCCTAAAGTTGATGATCCTCAATGGGCTAAGAATTCTACTCCTACTACTCCTGCTCAAAAGAGAAATCTTTTTTCCAAGCTCAAATCCTCTGAAACCTGTTGTGCCCACCTTTTGACAGAGATGGAGGACCAAGGGTTTTGCATCACCAAAGCAGATCTAAACCGCTGGATAAAACTCCTCCAAAAACAAGGACAAACACAGAAAGCTCTACAG ATCGACACGTTTAAGAACTGGAAATACGTTTCCTTTTATCATCAACTGCGTGGAACGTTTAACCATAGCTCTGTTTCTTGGGAGCCAAGTAACAATATCCCTGACGTAACTCAAGTGGCGACAACAGGCTTTTTGCATGGCTATGCAAATTCTACGTAG